A stretch of Cyanobacterium sp. HL-69 DNA encodes these proteins:
- a CDS encoding family M50 peptidase has translation MLDLPENFTILAIGAIALVILIWGYNRGKQFGEIGILAWLQSVSLMTPWLLFFAFLATGIYINFIGITFLLVLSTGLYIYLGRQIRKKALEQNITSFNLNKISNTVLKAEQENSEKSNDENKPLIPKTDSSFRNQVPEPNFTPIDEEDIKIIKGIFSIETFFSTETIPYQEGAIFKGNLRTEPDIAHQKLSEKLKEKLGEKYRLFLVETPEGKPVVIILPSTNDPKPLTLVQKNLALVLLVATAFTSIEAISVLLGFDLINDWSRYPESLPLTLGLWLIIFVHEMGHRIMAEKHDVKVSLPFLLPNIQIGTFGAITRFESLIPNRTVLFDVAFAGPALGGTLSLVMIFFGLIMSGANNTLEIPTLFFQGSILVGGLAKLILGSSLSNSTIGIHPLMILGWLGLVITALNCLPAGQLDGGRIIQAIYGRKIARRATILTLIVLGIVSLFNTVNSLPFYWALVILFLQRDLERPNLNELTEPDDSRAGWGLLLIFMALITLIPITPSLAIRFGIGI, from the coding sequence ATGTTAGATTTACCGGAAAACTTTACTATTTTAGCTATAGGTGCAATCGCCCTTGTTATCCTAATATGGGGGTACAATAGAGGCAAACAATTTGGAGAAATAGGCATCCTCGCCTGGTTACAATCCGTGTCTTTGATGACTCCTTGGCTACTATTTTTTGCTTTCCTCGCCACAGGTATATACATCAACTTTATCGGTATTACATTCCTCCTCGTACTATCCACAGGCCTTTATATCTATCTTGGCAGACAAATCAGAAAAAAAGCCCTAGAGCAAAATATTACCTCCTTTAACTTAAACAAAATCAGTAATACCGTCTTAAAAGCAGAACAAGAAAACTCCGAAAAATCTAACGACGAAAACAAACCCCTAATACCCAAGACAGACTCATCCTTCAGAAATCAAGTTCCAGAGCCGAATTTTACCCCCATCGATGAAGAAGACATAAAAATAATCAAAGGAATATTTAGTATTGAAACCTTTTTTAGCACCGAAACTATTCCCTACCAAGAAGGAGCTATTTTTAAAGGAAATTTACGAACTGAACCCGACATCGCCCACCAAAAACTGAGCGAAAAACTAAAAGAAAAACTAGGGGAAAAGTATCGTTTATTCTTGGTAGAAACCCCAGAAGGTAAACCAGTGGTAATTATTTTACCCAGCACAAATGATCCTAAACCCCTCACCCTAGTACAAAAAAATCTAGCATTGGTGTTACTGGTAGCCACCGCCTTCACCTCCATCGAAGCCATAAGTGTTTTACTAGGTTTTGACTTAATCAATGATTGGAGTCGTTATCCCGAATCCTTACCCCTTACCCTTGGATTGTGGTTAATTATTTTTGTCCATGAAATGGGACATCGGATTATGGCAGAGAAACATGATGTAAAAGTGAGTTTGCCTTTTCTCTTGCCTAATATTCAGATAGGAACTTTTGGGGCAATTACTCGCTTTGAGAGCCTAATTCCCAATCGTACTGTCCTATTTGATGTTGCCTTTGCCGGCCCTGCTTTGGGAGGTACTTTATCCCTTGTGATGATCTTTTTTGGCTTGATCATGTCTGGGGCTAATAATACCCTTGAAATTCCTACCCTCTTTTTTCAGGGTTCAATTTTAGTGGGTGGTTTAGCCAAACTGATTCTTGGCTCTAGTCTTTCTAATTCAACCATTGGTATTCATCCTTTGATGATTTTGGGTTGGTTGGGCTTAGTGATTACTGCCCTCAATTGTTTACCTGCTGGACAATTAGATGGCGGTAGAATTATTCAAGCTATCTATGGTCGCAAAATTGCTAGACGAGCGACTATTTTAACCCTTATTGTTTTAGGTATTGTGAGTTTATTTAACACTGTCAACTCCTTACCTTTTTATTGGGCGCTCGTTATTTTGTTCTTACAAAGAGATTTAGAACGCCCAAACTTGAACGAATTAACTGAACCTGATGACAGTCGGGCTGGTTGGGGTTTGTTGCTCATTTTTATGGCTTTAATTACCCTTATCCCCATTACTCCTAGTTTAGCCATTCGTTTTGGTATTGGTATTTAA
- a CDS encoding PKD repeat, with amino-acid sequence MSKLNSYKTTTALFLSLTLGSASLLPVTTALVSPAPVMAQTTTQFNDLSPNHWASEFIGALVQRGVIAGFPDGTFRPEAPVTRAQFAAMVQSALPKDTIRGGINFSDVPSNYWATGAINNAYQMGFLSGYPSNVFRPEQNIPREQVLVSLANGLNYTPRNSAATVVSFFNDSNAISGFAQSPIAAATENRIVVNYPNTRQLNPTRNATRAEVAAFIYQALSSQGQVANLSSPYIVNQLPAAMTNRITAGTQIPVTYEAEKILLTQNETVPLTLAVREDIVNSGGQVIIPRNSVVTGELRPSGNGTQFFAQTLQLANGRMFDGNAVTYNIDASSQIITETESVSRGTDVGNLVKNAALGTAAAAAISGVTGDRTITTGELLIGTGAGVLATLIPQFLGRNRVDLLVIRPETNLNITFNSDFVMN; translated from the coding sequence ATGTCTAAGTTAAATTCTTATAAAACCACTACGGCTTTATTTTTAAGCCTTACCCTTGGTTCCGCTTCTTTATTACCCGTTACCACGGCTTTGGTAAGTCCAGCCCCTGTGATGGCCCAAACCACGACTCAGTTTAATGATTTATCCCCTAATCATTGGGCTTCTGAGTTTATCGGTGCATTGGTACAAAGAGGAGTCATTGCGGGATTTCCTGATGGAACTTTTCGCCCCGAAGCTCCTGTAACTAGGGCTCAATTTGCGGCGATGGTACAAAGTGCTTTGCCAAAGGATACCATTCGTGGAGGTATTAATTTTAGTGATGTGCCAAGTAACTATTGGGCTACGGGAGCCATTAATAATGCCTATCAAATGGGCTTTTTATCGGGTTATCCTAGTAATGTGTTTCGTCCTGAACAAAATATCCCCCGTGAGCAAGTATTAGTATCTTTGGCCAATGGTTTAAACTATACTCCACGGAATAGTGCTGCCACTGTAGTTAGTTTTTTCAATGATTCTAATGCCATTTCTGGCTTTGCCCAATCGCCCATTGCCGCCGCCACAGAAAATCGCATCGTGGTAAATTATCCTAATACCAGACAACTGAACCCTACCCGCAATGCTACCCGAGCAGAGGTAGCCGCTTTTATTTATCAAGCCTTATCATCCCAAGGGCAAGTAGCCAATTTAAGCTCTCCTTACATTGTCAATCAGTTACCTGCGGCCATGACTAACCGCATTACGGCAGGTACCCAAATTCCCGTCACCTATGAAGCAGAAAAAATTCTCTTGACTCAAAATGAAACTGTACCTCTTACTTTAGCTGTCCGAGAAGATATTGTTAATAGTGGTGGTCAGGTGATTATTCCTCGTAATAGTGTGGTTACGGGGGAATTGCGTCCTAGCGGTAATGGTACTCAATTTTTTGCCCAAACTTTACAGTTAGCTAATGGCAGAATGTTTGATGGTAATGCGGTTACATATAATATTGATGCTTCTTCTCAGATCATTACTGAAACTGAAAGTGTTTCTCGTGGTACTGATGTGGGTAATTTGGTGAAAAATGCAGCCCTTGGTACTGCTGCGGCTGCGGCTATTTCTGGGGTGACGGGCGATCGCACCATAACCACTGGAGAACTATTAATCGGCACAGGAGCGGGGGTTTTAGCGACTCTTATTCCCCAATTTTTGGGCAGAAACCGAGTTGATTTATTAGTAATCCGCCCTGAAACTAACCTCAATATCACCTTTAACAGTGACTTTGTCATGAACTAA
- the mrdA gene encoding penicillin-binding protein 2 MrdA: MQIVPPIPKRKKNSPSTTPYTTLSNISQQKKKKWLTVGQKDQPIMIMILITLFLFGGIASRLTYFQIIKGQEFAEKAASNRTRIIPQAPVRGNLFDRKGRVLASTRLSHSAYLLPRIQIQPNWEEVKIELAKILNTNPEELQEKLKGENLDSPTLVKVGSNLTPQQITAIEENREILGEVELSIETIRNYPNNRVASHVLGYTREINAEELEQRRNEGYRLGDVIGKMGIERGLESKLRGQWGGIVLETDGAGKIVRRVGVQEAVAGQDIQLTLDLELQKVAEEALGDRKGAVVALDPRDGGVLAMVSYPGFDPNIFSDNITPEIWQEVQGQGNPFINRSIVGFPPASTFKVVTAAAGMETGKYPPNTVLPTYAFLRRAGMALGEWNRAGFGPMNYIRSMAWSSNTFYGQIGYGVGGENLIEWSRKFGFGSKTGIELVEETPGLIADNEWKQSRFNMDWTAGDTLNMSIGQGFTLATPLQVAGMFAIPANGGYRIVPHLENDSETYLAKRESLGMKPETISTIKQGLRAVVTSGTGGGSAVPGIAVAGKSGTAEAPPGKSHAWFGAYAPYDDNPSIVVVAFVEHSGGGGGAVAAPIVQRVLSAYFANETN, from the coding sequence ATGCAAATAGTACCTCCCATTCCTAAAAGGAAGAAAAATTCCCCTAGTACCACTCCCTACACCACCCTTTCCAATATTTCTCAACAGAAAAAGAAAAAGTGGCTAACCGTAGGACAAAAAGATCAACCCATCATGATCATGATTTTGATTACTTTGTTCCTCTTTGGCGGTATTGCATCTCGATTAACTTATTTTCAGATTATCAAAGGACAGGAGTTTGCGGAAAAAGCTGCCTCTAATCGTACCAGAATTATCCCTCAAGCCCCCGTTAGGGGTAATTTATTCGATCGCAAAGGGAGGGTATTAGCATCCACTCGTTTATCCCACTCTGCCTATTTATTACCCAGAATACAAATACAACCCAACTGGGAAGAAGTAAAAATTGAACTGGCAAAAATTTTAAATACCAACCCCGAAGAATTACAAGAAAAATTAAAAGGAGAAAACCTCGATAGTCCTACCCTCGTAAAAGTCGGTAGTAATCTCACCCCCCAACAAATAACCGCCATCGAAGAAAATAGAGAGATATTGGGGGAAGTAGAATTAAGCATCGAGACAATTCGTAATTATCCTAACAATAGAGTTGCTTCCCACGTCTTGGGTTATACCAGAGAAATTAACGCCGAAGAATTAGAACAACGACGCAACGAAGGTTATCGCCTTGGGGATGTCATCGGCAAAATGGGTATTGAGAGGGGTTTGGAATCCAAATTGAGAGGGCAATGGGGGGGAATTGTCCTTGAAACCGATGGCGCTGGAAAAATTGTGCGCCGAGTGGGGGTACAAGAAGCCGTTGCCGGGCAAGATATACAACTCACCCTCGATTTAGAATTACAAAAAGTTGCAGAGGAAGCCCTTGGCGATCGCAAAGGTGCCGTAGTAGCCCTAGATCCCCGTGATGGTGGCGTTTTAGCCATGGTAAGTTATCCAGGGTTTGATCCCAATATCTTTTCTGATAACATCACCCCCGAAATTTGGCAAGAAGTACAAGGACAAGGAAACCCTTTCATTAACCGCTCCATAGTCGGTTTTCCCCCCGCCTCCACCTTCAAAGTAGTTACCGCGGCCGCGGGTATGGAAACAGGAAAATATCCCCCTAATACCGTATTACCTACCTATGCCTTTTTGCGCAGAGCAGGAATGGCCCTAGGGGAATGGAATCGGGCTGGTTTTGGCCCCATGAACTACATTCGTTCCATGGCTTGGAGTAGTAATACTTTCTACGGGCAAATCGGCTATGGGGTAGGAGGAGAGAATTTGATCGAGTGGTCAAGAAAATTTGGTTTTGGCAGTAAAACAGGTATTGAATTAGTAGAAGAAACCCCTGGTTTAATCGCTGATAATGAATGGAAACAAAGTCGCTTTAACATGGACTGGACAGCAGGAGATACCCTTAATATGTCCATTGGGCAAGGTTTTACCCTCGCTACCCCATTACAAGTGGCGGGGATGTTTGCCATACCAGCTAATGGTGGTTATCGCATTGTCCCCCATTTAGAAAATGACTCAGAAACCTACCTTGCCAAAAGAGAATCTTTAGGAATGAAACCTGAAACCATCAGTACCATCAAACAAGGACTTCGAGCAGTAGTTACCAGTGGTACTGGGGGAGGTTCTGCTGTTCCTGGCATTGCAGTGGCGGGAAAAAGCGGTACCGCCGAAGCCCCTCCTGGAAAATCCCATGCGTGGTTTGGGGCTTATGCTCCCTATGACGACAACCCTTCTATTGTGGTGGTGGCTTTTGTGGAACATTCTGGGGGTGGTGGTGGTGCCGTGGCGGCCCCCATTGTACAAAGGGTTTTATCTGCTTATTTTGCTAATGAAACTAATTAG
- the folC gene encoding bifunctional dihydrofolate synthase / folylpolyglutamate synthase FolC, translated as MTNRQGEINGLLEPFQRFGINLGLVRIRKLLAELGNPHERVPFIHVAGTNGKGSVCAYLSSILTEAGYKTGRFISPHLICWNERICINNQHITDDSLIEILSHIKKTIALRPADTPSEEYPTQFEVITAAAWLYFAQCQVDVAVMEVGLGGRLDATNVGDRPLASIITSISREHWQRLGDTLGKIATEKAGVIKQGCPVIVGKLPPEAHEVVMEKIETLQCPHTSIEPAQRITKNQESWATYQGIEYPLSLNGDIQLHNSAIAIATIQTLIKQGWHIDPQVIIQGMKKTRWQGRLEWTTWQNQPMLIDGAHNVDSAKILRKYIDTLHKKTTWVMGMLSTKDHQGILKTLLKSGDQLIIVPVPDHSSAEPTELAHIAQQTCPDLDKIKIESDLFKGLDQALIVANPEENTIVLCGSLYLLGHFLGKTQEK; from the coding sequence ATGACTAACAGACAGGGGGAAATTAATGGTTTACTAGAGCCTTTCCAACGGTTTGGCATTAATTTGGGCTTAGTGAGAATTAGGAAACTTTTGGCTGAGTTGGGCAATCCCCATGAAAGAGTACCTTTCATCCATGTGGCGGGTACGAACGGTAAGGGTTCGGTATGTGCTTATTTATCGTCTATTTTGACGGAAGCTGGTTACAAAACTGGTCGTTTCATTTCTCCTCACCTCATCTGTTGGAATGAACGAATTTGTATTAATAATCAACATATTACCGATGATAGTTTGATTGAAATTCTATCTCATATCAAAAAAACGATCGCCCTTCGCCCTGCCGATACTCCCTCCGAGGAATACCCCACCCAATTTGAGGTGATTACTGCTGCGGCTTGGCTTTATTTTGCCCAATGTCAGGTAGATGTGGCCGTGATGGAGGTGGGTTTGGGTGGTAGATTAGATGCTACTAATGTGGGCGATCGCCCCTTAGCCAGTATAATTACATCTATTAGTAGGGAACATTGGCAAAGATTAGGAGATACCCTCGGTAAAATCGCCACAGAAAAAGCAGGGGTAATAAAACAGGGATGCCCCGTCATTGTGGGTAAACTTCCCCCCGAAGCCCATGAAGTGGTGATGGAAAAAATTGAAACTCTCCAATGCCCCCACACATCAATCGAACCAGCCCAAAGAATAACCAAAAATCAAGAATCATGGGCTACCTATCAGGGCATAGAATATCCCTTGAGTTTAAACGGAGACATACAACTTCATAACTCCGCCATTGCGATCGCCACGATCCAAACCCTTATCAAACAAGGATGGCATATTGATCCCCAAGTTATTATCCAAGGGATGAAAAAAACCCGTTGGCAAGGCAGACTAGAATGGACTACATGGCAAAATCAGCCTATGCTCATCGATGGCGCTCACAACGTTGACTCAGCCAAAATTCTTAGAAAATATATTGATACCCTCCACAAAAAAACCACTTGGGTAATGGGAATGTTATCCACAAAAGATCATCAAGGAATCCTAAAAACATTATTAAAATCAGGGGATCAACTGATCATAGTACCGGTACCCGATCATAGTAGTGCAGAACCCACAGAATTAGCCCATATAGCCCAACAAACCTGTCCTGACTTAGATAAAATCAAAATAGAATCAGACTTATTTAAAGGACTAGACCAAGCCCTTATCGTGGCTAATCCTGAAGAAAATACCATCGTCCTTTGTGGCTCACTGTATTTACTTGGTCACTTTTTGGGTAAAACCCAAGAGAAATAA
- the rpsF gene encoding SSU ribosomal protein S6 RpsF encodes MTTPNTYELMFILRPDLTQQQVNQQMHKYRDLLKDLGAQKVSMEVWGKRRLAYEVQRFQEGFYILSYFTGDGSQVAPLERNMRLSEEVIRYLTMKLDKEIEFEENELPEVEETVETPAPVVATEESSEEVVATEEEKEENTTTEEPEEATPVEA; translated from the coding sequence ATGACTACACCCAACACCTATGAATTAATGTTTATCTTGCGTCCTGACTTAACCCAACAGCAAGTAAACCAGCAGATGCACAAATATCGTGATCTTCTCAAAGACTTAGGTGCACAAAAAGTGTCCATGGAAGTATGGGGCAAACGTCGTCTCGCTTACGAAGTTCAAAGATTTCAAGAAGGATTTTATATCTTAAGTTACTTCACCGGGGATGGATCTCAAGTAGCCCCCCTCGAAAGAAATATGCGTCTAAGTGAAGAAGTAATTCGTTACTTAACCATGAAACTAGACAAAGAAATTGAATTTGAGGAAAACGAACTTCCTGAAGTAGAAGAAACCGTTGAAACTCCTGCTCCCGTAGTTGCTACCGAAGAATCTTCGGAAGAAGTAGTCGCTACCGAAGAAGAAAAAGAAGAAAACACCACCACCGAAGAGCCAGAAGAAGCCACTCCCGTGGAGGCCTAA
- a CDS encoding family 2 glycosyltransferase: MPRVSVCIPTYNRSDYLQYSVNSVLNQTYSDFELIICDDGSTDNTAEIVDNFKDNRIIYIQHKKNIGKSNNMRSGFEKATGEYFLKLDDDDGLTPEFLEKTVNILNTNHQIDFVGTDHWIIDSKSIRNESITKINSEKWGRNNLEEGIVKDLLEKVFIKQVFQIGATLFRKKILDEVDFLLPNIQNCEDNDLFVRLALNNKNGYYLPLILMEYRFHEEQNTLDRSIVYLEDYLNYLNRFNFNDKIVEDYRKTRINTTTIFLALRLIEQGQTTKGRKYIKELISKKNNSLRVYLGLVLSYFPLVIRQDLFKLIRRLKPKDYAEQVRSNS; encoded by the coding sequence ATGCCCAGAGTTAGTGTTTGTATCCCAACCTATAATAGATCTGACTATTTACAATATTCTGTTAACAGTGTTTTAAATCAAACTTACTCAGATTTTGAACTAATTATATGTGATGATGGCTCAACAGATAATACAGCAGAAATAGTTGATAATTTTAAGGATAATCGCATTATCTATATTCAACATAAAAAAAATATAGGTAAAAGTAACAATATGAGATCCGGATTTGAAAAAGCTACGGGAGAATACTTTTTAAAACTTGATGACGATGATGGTTTAACTCCAGAATTTTTAGAAAAAACAGTAAATATTTTAAATACAAATCATCAAATAGATTTTGTAGGTACAGATCATTGGATTATAGATAGTAAGAGTATAAGAAATGAAAGCATCACTAAAATAAACTCTGAAAAATGGGGACGAAATAACTTAGAAGAAGGGATAGTTAAAGATTTACTAGAAAAAGTGTTTATTAAACAAGTTTTTCAAATTGGAGCAACGTTATTTCGTAAAAAAATATTAGATGAAGTTGATTTTTTATTACCAAATATTCAAAATTGTGAAGACAATGATCTTTTTGTAAGACTAGCTCTAAATAATAAAAATGGTTATTATTTACCATTAATACTAATGGAGTATAGATTCCATGAGGAACAAAATACCTTGGATCGTTCTATAGTTTATTTAGAAGATTATTTAAACTATTTAAACAGATTTAATTTTAATGATAAGATAGTAGAAGATTATCGTAAAACCAGAATTAATACTACCACAATATTTTTAGCTTTAAGATTAATTGAACAAGGACAAACTACCAAAGGAAGAAAATATATTAAAGAGTTAATCTCGAAAAAAAATAATTCACTTAGAGTTTATTTAGGGTTAGTCTTATCATATTTTCCTCTGGTTATTAGACAAGATCTTTTTAAGTTGATTAGAAGACTTAAGCCAAAAGATTATGCTGAACAAGTAAGATCAAATAGTTAA
- a CDS encoding Glycosyl transferase, group 1, with protein MKILIISNTFPYPPSRGGTQVRTFNLIKYLKANHRLTMVTQIDEEVQPSEIEALKTYVDNLITFPRQQNNHQGGFIQRFANFLITGTPPSVVANYNHSMQEWINKAVENKEFDAITCEHSVNEIYVNPQWQQQLKTVVNIHSSVYRTCKNQLETGTAEKPKRDRIYLPLLYRYEKKYCQKFTNLVVTTAEDAQSIKEISGKSAITVIPNGVDLDIFPFRPQPVNNHTLIITGGMDYFVNIDATCFFTRQVFPLIQNQYPDATLMIVGSKPSLEVQSLAKKKGVIVTGRVPSMAEYLHKASVCVIPMRTGFGIKNKTLEAMATGIPIVASDRGLEGLTVDNPLCALRANKIEDYVKQICKLFDNRDLGQEIAYNAHKMIENDYSWEKFAMDYEKIITSQ; from the coding sequence ATGAAAATTTTAATAATTTCCAACACCTTTCCCTATCCGCCCAGTCGGGGGGGAACCCAAGTCAGAACATTTAATCTAATTAAATATCTTAAGGCAAATCATCGCCTAACCATGGTTACTCAAATCGATGAAGAAGTACAACCATCAGAAATCGAAGCATTAAAAACCTATGTAGATAACCTAATAACCTTTCCTCGCCAACAAAATAACCATCAAGGGGGATTTATCCAACGTTTTGCCAACTTCCTCATCACAGGCACTCCCCCCAGCGTAGTAGCTAATTATAACCACTCGATGCAAGAATGGATTAATAAAGCGGTTGAAAATAAAGAATTTGATGCCATTACCTGCGAACATAGTGTCAATGAAATCTACGTCAACCCCCAATGGCAACAACAACTTAAAACCGTAGTAAATATCCATAGTTCAGTATATCGCACCTGTAAAAATCAACTGGAAACAGGTACCGCAGAAAAACCTAAGCGCGATCGCATTTATCTCCCCTTACTATACCGTTACGAAAAAAAATATTGCCAAAAATTTACCAATCTAGTCGTTACCACCGCCGAAGATGCCCAATCCATCAAGGAAATATCGGGAAAATCAGCCATTACCGTCATTCCCAATGGTGTTGACTTAGATATATTCCCCTTTCGCCCCCAGCCCGTAAATAACCACACGTTAATTATCACAGGGGGAATGGATTACTTTGTTAATATTGATGCTACTTGTTTTTTTACCCGCCAAGTTTTTCCCCTAATTCAAAACCAATATCCAGACGCAACCTTGATGATAGTAGGCTCAAAACCCTCCTTAGAAGTCCAAAGCCTAGCCAAAAAGAAAGGAGTAATCGTAACTGGTAGAGTACCATCCATGGCAGAATATTTACACAAAGCCTCAGTATGTGTTATTCCCATGCGTACAGGATTTGGCATCAAAAATAAAACCCTTGAAGCCATGGCAACAGGTATTCCCATCGTCGCCAGTGATAGGGGATTAGAAGGCTTAACCGTAGATAACCCCCTTTGTGCCTTACGGGCAAATAAAATAGAAGACTATGTAAAACAAATCTGTAAATTGTTCGATAATCGTGATTTAGGTCAAGAAATAGCTTATAATGCTCATAAAATGATTGAAAATGATTATAGTTGGGAAAAATTCGCTATGGATTATGAAAAAATCATTACCAGCCAATAA